One Gossypium hirsutum isolate 1008001.06 chromosome A11, Gossypium_hirsutum_v2.1, whole genome shotgun sequence genomic window carries:
- the LOC107923649 gene encoding protein NETWORKED 1D isoform X2, which produces MATAKRADSKGMYSWWWNSHISRKNSKWLQENLTDMDTKVKQMIKLIEEDADSFARRAEMYYKKRPELMKLVEEFYRAYRALAERYDHATGVLRQAHRTMAEVFPNQVPMVFADDSPGGFAPEVDPCTPEMTPLVRAYLEPDEPQKDAVGISSHAIKRNVAFSEESESPMSRKGLKHFNDVLGSEESTNHVKFAEGRARKILNFHDVEKKERSQQDDDGSDLRVRVPSESERASKAEMEILTLKNALARLEAEKEAGLLEYQQSLDRLTNLEREVSRAQEDSKGLNERASQAEAEVQTLKDALTKLQAEREANHVQYQQCLEKINNFESSISHAQKDAGELNERASKAETEAQALKQDLSRVEAEKEDALARYKQCSETISDLEEKLSNAQESARTMTERAEKAESEVETLKQVVVELTKDKEAAALQYQQCLETISILENRLRCAQEEAQRLKSEIDDGAAKLKGAEERCSLLERTNQSLHTEVESLVQKMGDQSQELTEKHKELGRLWASIQEEHLRFMEAETAFQTLQHLHSQSQEELRSLAMELQNRAQILQDIETRNQSLEDELQRVKEENTGLNKLSLSSAMSIQNLQDEILSLRETIAKLEADVELRVDQRNALQQEIYCLKEELNDLNKRHQDMTGQLQSVCLDPENFASSVKELWDENTELKDVCERERDEKLALLEKLKIMEKLIEKNALLENSLSVLNVELEGVRGRVKTLEESCQSLLREKSTLAAEKDTLISQLQTATENMEKLSEKNNFLENSLFDANAELEGLREKIRSLENSFLLLGDEKSGLITQREGLISQLDVNQKRLEDLEKRYMGLEEKHVGLEKERESTLREVEELQKSLEAEMQQHASFVQLSRTRETAMESQIHVLQGESLLRKKEYEEELDKAMNAQVDIFILQKCAQDLEEKNMSLLLERGKLLEASKLSEKLISELEHGNCEKQVEIKALFDQITILRMGLYQMSRTLEIDDIHGCDDKIKQDQLVLDCVFGRLQEMQNSLLKSLDENQRFIIENSVLIALLGQLKLEAETLAAEKNSVRQELKVQSVQFSELLIRAEKLADMNEVLRSKVVEVNQREDALQTELISVRGQLLALQRQYQTSLEDNCKVLDEKRSLMKEVLDLGKRKRNLEDENHAVICEAISQSNISLILKDIIADNFEEIKYLNDNLGKLKCLNNDLEGKLKMMERKFEDLQMENSNLKDSMKKLENELVSVRSVGDQLNDEVARGKDLLCQREIALLEVEKMLSASQEETAQLHKVLEDLQTKFEEVKLIGEDQKRQILKLSGDYDHQIKETESISQANQKLEVELLKLNEELEENKHREEGLSFELQKERIKVEIWETQAAAWFDELQTSAIREVIFEEKAHELGKECKFLESTRNSKAMEVEELERSVRSLECENGGLKAQLAAYVPAIVSLLDSVTSLESRTLMHPKLPTDYNEEATTSTLLLGLYATNTNPFLQSIKSVGSQWFS; this is translated from the exons ATGGCAACTGCGAAACGCGCGGATTCTAAAGGCATGTACTCATGGTGGTGGAACAGCCACATAAGCCGGAAAAATTCTAAATGGCTACAGGAGAATCTCACAG ATATGGATACGAAAGTCAAACAAATGATCAAGCTCATTGAAGAAGATGCTGATTCCTTTGCCAGGCGAGCAGAGATGTATTACAAGAAACGGCCAGAGTTAATGAAATTAGTTGAAGAGTTTTATCGAGCATACCGTGCATTGGCTGAAAGATATGATCATGCAACTGGGGTGCTTCGTCAGGCTCATCGGACCATGGCTGAAGTATTTCCGAACCAAGTTCCCATGGTGTTTGCAGATGACTCACCGGGAGGTTTTGCTCCAGAGGTTGATCCCTGTACACCTGAGATGACGCCACTTGTACGAGCATATTTGGAGCCTGATGAGCCGCAGAAGGATGCTGTGGGAATCTCTTCGCATGCTATCAAGAGGAATGTAGCATTCTCAGAAGAATCTGAATCTCCAATGAGCAGAAAGGGTCTGAAACATTTCAATGATGTATTAGGTTCCGAAGAATCTACAAATCATGTCAAGTTTGCGGAAGGAAGGGCTAGAAAAATCCTCAACTTTCATGATgtagagaagaaagaaagaagtcaGCAAGACGATGATGGTTCTGATCTCAGGGTTCGAGTCCCATCTGAGTCTGAACGTGCGAGTAAAGCTGAGATGGAGATTTTAACCTTGAAGAATGCTCTTGCGAGATTAGAAGCTGAAAAAGAAGCAGGCCTACTTGAGTACCAGCAGAGCTTGGATAGATTAACTAACCTAGAGAGAGAAGTCTCTCGTGCACAAGAGGATTCCAAGGGATTAAATGAACGAGCAAGTCAAGCTGAAGCTGAAGTCCAGACTTTGAAGGATGCCCTCACCAAATTACAGGCTGAAAGGGAAGCTAATCATGTTCAATACCAGCAGTGCTTGGagaagataaataattttgagaGTAGTATTTCTCATGCTCAAAAAGATGCTGGAGAACTGAATGAGCGAGCTAGTAAAGCCGAGACAGAAGCTCAAGCATTAAAGCAGGACCTTTCTAGAGTAGAAGCTGAAAAGGAGGATGCTCTTGCTAGATACAAGCAGTGTTCAGAGACAATAAGCGATCTAGAAGAAAAATTGTCAAATGCTCAAGAAAGTGCCAGAACAATGACTGAAAGAGCTGAGAAAGCTGAAAGTGAAGTTGAAACTTTAAAGCAAGTAGTTGTTGAGCTGACCAAAGATAAGGAAGCAGCTGCTCTTCAGTACCAGCAGTGCTTGGAGACAATATCTATCCTGGAAAACAGACTTCGATGTGCCCAGGAGGAGGCTCAAAGGCTCAAAAGTGAGATAGATGATGGGGCTGCAAAGTTAAAAGGTGCAGAAGAAAGGTGTAGTCTGTTGGAGAGAACCAATCAGAGTCTGCATACTGAGGTGGAGTCTTTGGTGCAGAAGATGGGGGATCAAAGCCAAGAACTAACGGAGAAGCACAAGGAGTTGGGGAGGCTTTGGGCCTCCATACAAGAGGAACACCTGAGATTTATGGAGGCTGAAACAGCATTTCAAACTCTGCAGCATTTGCACTCTCAGTCTCAGGAAGAACTCAGATCTCTGGCCATGGAGCTTCAGAATAGGGCTCAAATTTTGCAGGACATTGAAACTCGTAATCAGAGTTTAGAGGATGAGCTACAGAGGGTCAAGGAGGAAAACACAGGGCTGAACAAACTCAGTTTAAGTTCAGCAATGTCCATACAAAATTTGCAAGATGAGATATTAAGCTTAAGGGAGACTATTGCAAAACTTGAAGCAGATGTTGAACTTAGAGTGGACCAAAGAAATGCACTTCAGCAAGAAATTTACTGTTTGAAAGAGGAGCTCAATGACTTAAACAAGAGACACCAGGATATGACAGGGCAGCTTCAGTCAGTTTGCTTAGATCCTGAAAACTTTGCATCATCTGTGAAGGAATTGTGGGATGAGAACACAGAGCTAAAAGATGTCTGCGAAAGAGAAAGAGATGAAAAACTGGCCCTCCTGGAGAAGTTGAAAATCATGGAGAAACTTATTGAGAAAAATGCCCTTTTAGAGAATTCACTCTCAGTTTTGAATGTTGAGCTAGAAGGTGTTCGGGGGAGAGTAAAGACATTAGAAGAATCTTGTCAATCGCTTTTGAGAGAGAAATCCACTCTTGCTGCTGAGAAGGACACACTCATTTCTCAGTTACAGACCGCAACTGAGAATATGGAGAAGCTTTCTGAGAAGAATAACTTTCTGGAGAATTCCCTTTTTGATGCTAATGCTGAACTTGAAGGATTGAGGGAAAAAATAAGGAGCCTAGAAAACTCATTCTTGTTGCTTGGTGATGAGAAATCTGGCCTGATAACACAAAGAGAAGGTTTGATTTCTCAGTTGGATGTCAATCAGAAAAGGCTGGAAGATTTAGAGAAAAGATATATGGGACTAGAGGAAAAACATGTAGGTCTGGAGAAAGAGAGAGAATCAACACTTCGTGAAGTGGAAGAGCTACAAAAGTCACTAGAGGCTGAAATGCAGCAACATGCCAGTTTTGTGCAGTTGAGTAGAACCCGAGAAACTGCTATGGAATCACAGATCCATGTCCTACAAGGGGAAAGTCTGCTCAGGAAGAAAGAATATGAAGAAGAACTGGACAAGGCCATGAATGCTCAGGTAGACATTTTCATCTTGCAGAAATGTGCACAAGATCTGGAAGAGAAGAATATGTCCCTATTGCTTGAGCGTGGGAAACTCTTGGAAGCCTCCAAATTGTCAGAAAAACTTATCTCTGAATTGGAGCATGGCAATTGTGAAAAGCAGGTGGAGATCAAAGCCTTATTCGATCAAATTACCATACTGAGAATGGGGCTTTATCAGATGTCAAGGACTCTTGAGATTGATGATATCCATGGTTGTGATGATAAGATCAAACAAGACCAATTAGTTCTTGACTGTGTATTTGGCAGACTACAAGAGATGCAAAATTCACTTTTGAAGTCTCTGGATGAAAATCAGCGGTTCATAATTGAGAATTCAGTTCTTATTGCACTGCTTGGGCAACTGAAACTAGAGGCAGAAACTCTTGCTGCTGAGAAGAACTCAGTACGGCAGGAGTTGAAGGTTCAGTCTGTGCAGTTTTCGGAGCTGCTGATCAGAGCTGAAAAACTTGCGGATATGAATGAAGTACTGAGATCAAAAGTGGTAGAGGTAAACCAAAGAGAAGACGCTTTGCAGACTGAATTGATAAGTGTTCGTGGGCAACTGTTAGCCTTGCAAAGGCAATATCAGACTTCACTGGAAGACAACTGCAAGGTGCTAGATGAGAAAAGATCTTTGATGAAGGAAGTTTTGGACTTGGGCAAGCGGAAACGTAATCTAGAAGATGAAAATCATGCTGTAATTTGTGAAGCAATATCTCAAAGTAACATTTCTCTTATTTTGAAGGATATTATTGCTGATAATTTTGAGGAAATAAAGTATCTAAATGACAATCTGGGTAAACTCAAATGTCTGAATAATGATCTTGAGGGAAAACTGAAGATGATGGAGAGGAAATTTGAAGATTTGCAAATGGAAAATTCAAATCTCAAGGATTCAATgaaaaaattggagaatgaacTGGTTTCAGTTAGATCTGTTGGTGATCAACTAAATGATGAAGTTGCAAGGGGGAAGGATCTGTTGTGCCAGAGGGAGATTGCACTATTGGAAGTAGAGAAAATGCTCAGTGCGAGTCAAGAGGAGACAGCCCAACTGCATAAAGTTTTGGAGGATCTGCAGACTAAATTTGAGGAGGTCAAGCTGATAGGAGAAGATCAAAAGAGGCAAATTCTGAAACTATCTGGGGACTATGATCATCAAATTAAGGAGACTGAAAGCATTAGTCAGGCTAATCAGAAACTTGAGGTTGAATTGTTGAAATTGAATGAGGAGCTTGAAGAAAACAAACACAGGGAGGAGGGTTTGAGCTTTGAACTACAGAAGGAAAGAATTAAAGTTGAAATTTGGGAAACTCAGGCTGCTGCATGGTTTGATGAGCTACAGACTTCAGCTATACGTGAAGTAATTTTTGAAGAGAAGGCTCATGAGCTCGGTAAGGAATGCAAATTCCTTGAAAGTACAAGAAATTCCAAAGCCATGGAGGTAGAAGAGCTGGAAAGAAGTGTTAGAAGCTTGGAATGTGAGAATGGAGGACTTAAAGCTCAGTTGGCAGCATATGTTCCTGCAATTGTTTCTCTCTTGGATAGCGTGACATCTTTGGAGAGCCGAACTCTTATGCATCCTAAACTTCCTACAGATTATAATGAAGAG